AAGGCATTATGAATCGTTCGGCCATCTTCCAGGGTTACCACTCGCAAGTATTTCCCCAAGTCCGGGACATATATCCAGTGACGTATTCGCCCATCTGGCTGCATTTCATGAAACTCGGGTTTACGTATGGCCTGCTCGCACCATTCCATCTTAAGGTAGGGGCGCTTTCGCAAAACCTGCTCTTCAAAATAGCGCGTGGTTTTCATTTCCTGTTAACCAGCCCCCTCCTGGTAAATATTATACCCTAACTCAAGGTTTCGCGCTATAATTATATGGGTTCTCTTCTTTTTGGGCTTTATCGACCTTAGTGGATGTTTATAATCCTCCCGCAGGCCTCCAGAACTCCCTCCCGCATTGCTGGAACCAGTTTTTGTCTTTTACCTTCTACCTTTTTTAGGGTAGGTTTTGGATAACAAAAGTTAAAGTCAGGCGGGCCCGACGGCGAGCTCGCTGCATCTCTACGCTACCTCACCCAGCGCTACACCATGCCTATCCCCCAGGCCAAGGCAGTTCTTACAGACATCGGTACGGAAGAGCTGGCCCACATGGAGATTGTGGCTACCCTGGTCTATAACCTGATCAAAGACGCTCCCCTGGAAGAAATAAAAAGGGCCGGCCTGGACGGCTACTATGCCGACCACGACCGCGCCCTCTATTTTGTCAATGGTCGGGAGCCAGACCCGGTGTCGAAATAAAATACCCGGCTGGTTTCCCTGCCGGGTGCTTTGGTGCAATTCATTTGACTTTCTACAGCTGGATAGATCAGCCAGGACTGCGGATCTCTTTAACCACAAGAGTTTCAATCTGATCGACAAGAGATTTTACTTCATCAAACCAGGGAGCAACAATATCGGCTTCATATTTAACCAGGTCGGCATAATCCGCTTTCTGGCGGGCATCGAACAGCCTGTTATATAATGTTCCGGCCGAAGGGTTAACCAAACCAGCTTTAACGATCTTCTGGTGGAAAAAGCGAACGGATACCTGAATTTTGGCTGACGAGTAACCCTTGGCAAGGAGAATGGCAGAAACGGCGTAGAAACAGGCATAATATAACCGGTTAGGAAGTACGTATATGGCCTTCTGAAAAAAGCAATTCCGCCTCAGTTATAGCTTCTTTAGAGCGGTCCATCCTGTATAGGATTAACTGCTTAATTTCTTCTTTCACAGAACTATCCCCTCACGTCTTACATTCTGGGTGAAAGGCATGGCCTGGTATAGAGGGGAATTCCACTCCTGTTCGCTAAAAACCGCTATAGGTAAAGCTGCTCCTGTCTCTAACTCCAGCGGATAAAGTTTCTCGCGGATCGCATCTTCCAGGTGCCAATTAGCAGGTCCTTTCGTAAGGATTAGTACATCATAGTCCGAATCTGGTTCGGCATCACCACGAGCCCTGGAGCCATATAGTATTACTGTCGCACCGGGAACAACTTCGCGAATAAGATCACGGCAGCGTTCTAATAAGCGTTGTTCCTCATCGCCTGGGTAGTGGCGAATGACTCGGTAGCTTGTCGAGCTGCTCTTGTCCTCAACGGCCACGTTAATAATCACCCCTGCCACTATTATACACTATGACCACAACTACATACCAGTATTTTCAAACTTAAAGTTATGTCGTAATTACCGTAAGGGTTGACCCCCTGCCTGCTATATCGCAATGCCCGCGCTTTTTACCCCAGGAATGCCGGCAGGCAACGCACACTTTGTCCTCCGGCGCTTGAAATCTCTTTGTAGTACCCCGGGTCCAGTTTTTGTGTCCATGTCCTGCCACCTCTATCTGCTTCCATCAGGTAATAATTCGGACTAATCTGTATAATCCCCGGTACTTCTCATGCTTCTTGCTGGAACCTGGTGGCCTGGGTAGCTTCCCCTTCCCTTTCCTGCGGTTTTTATAAACAACTCTTGTATTTTGCCTTTGGCATCCGCTCCCGAGACCGCCGGGCTTTCCGGGCGATCTGGCTTACAGCCGGTAATTACCGGCTTATTTTCCTCTTCCCCGGCATTAACAGGAATAGCCTCTTGAGCCGTAGCTCCGAAACGGGAAAGGTCTATACCCAAACCTTTATAAACTGCTGTTCCTGGCGGTAAAGGGGCAGGCCTGCCCCGTATTTCTGGGTCATAATGTAGGCCAGAGGGGGGGAGATACGGGGCTGCCGGGAAGTACGGGAGCAGGCATGGGTGCCGTGACAACCGGGGTGGTTATCTCTTCCCGCTCGCAGCGGCGACAGAAATAGACGTAGCGCATATGCTTAACCACTTTCACCTGGGCCGGGATGACCTTAAGTTCCTGCCGCACCTCGGTGCTCATCTCATGCAGGGGACCGCCGTGAGCTTTGGCAGACCCGCTCTTCTTCCGGCAGGCGGTGCTCTACTACTTCTACCAGCAGATCTTCCAGGTTCATCTCCCGGCGGCTGTGTTTTTTGCGGCGCTGGTAGGTGATGGTTTCCAAATCCGGCTCAGGCGCCTCCGGCCTGGCTCCCGCTTCCGCCTCATTAAAAAGTAAGCTGGAAACACCGAATTGCCGCTTCTTGCTTAAACGGAACTGCTCCATAAACCAGTTTAATTTAGCGGTCAGTTCGGCGTTTTGTTGTTCCAGCTGGACACATCGCTCTCGCAGCTCTTCTATAGTCATGGTGGCGATGCATCGCTGTTTGGCCCTGCTTATCCTTTAGCCCAAGAGCCGAAAACAATAATCTTTTCTGGAAACCTGGGCGCCTACCTTCCTACCTTGACATTACTCATCTTCTTCAAATCCATAGTCCTTAAATTTCAACGTACGACAGTTTTCCGTAACTGTTCTAATTACAATTTGAGGATAACCCCCGCCACCCCTTCTCGGGCGCTTTTAGTTATCCGGAACTAGGAGCACTAACGTTCAAATGGGCTTTTTCGTACCACAGACCGGACACCCCTGTAAACCCAGGGGTAACTCCAGCCCACATTCTTCCATCAGTTCTGCATCACAAAGAATTTTTTCTGTAGGACCGTCAGTTATTACCCTGCCGTCCTTCAAAACAATTGTTCTCTCGCAAAGCTCAAATACCATGTCCAAATCATGGGTCGCAATTATCTTCGTATGGGTAAAGCTTTGAAGAAGTCTTATTAAACGGCGTCTTGATTTCGGATCAAGGGATGACGTTGGTTCATCCATAACGAGAATATCAGGATTCATAGCCAAAACCGTCGCAATAGCTGCTGCGCGCTTTTCACCACCTGAAAGCTTGTACGGCGGTCTATCCTTCAAATGTAGAATTCCAACAGTATCGAGTGAGCTAATTACTCTCTTTTCAACCTCTTCCTCAGGTAATTTATAGTTGCGCGGCCCAAAGGCTACATCATCATAAACGGTGGTCATAAATAACTGGTCATCTGGGTCTTGAAAAACCATCCCCACCCTTTGCCGAATCAACGGCAATGTTTTCTTGGTTACCGGCACATCACCTATCATGATTTCTCCTTCATCTGGAAACAATACCCCGACAAGGTGCATCAACAATGTCGACTTGCCTGCACCATTCGCGCCTACAATTCCAACGGATTCTCCGTGAGTAATCTTAAAAGCAACTCCGTTCAACGCCTGGCGTCCATCAGGGTACTTATACTTTAAATTATCTGCTTGTATAATATGATGGCTCATTTATCTCCTTACTCCCATCATTACCCAACCTATCATCTCAGGAATGTTGAAGTAGCGTATTATTACAAAAGATAAACTCCATCCGGCGAAGTACAGGATGTCGCCAATACCAATTCCTTTTTCTCTCCCGATATGATATTCTCCTGTAAATCCCCGGCAGCACATTGAACGGTAAACACGTTGGGCCCTTTCTATCGACCTGATAAGTAAGTGTCCCGTTAACGAACCCCAATCTCTAAATTTGATGCCTTTTTCACCCGCAGAGCGCAATGAATAGGCACGTACCATACGGCCAGCTTCCTCAACCAGCACCGCGATATACCTGTATGTTAGCAGAAGTTGGATAATAAATACCCCGGGTATCCTTATGGTTCTTAGCGCTGAGGCGATTCTCGTCATTCCAGTGGTGGCTATGAGAATGAGTGCTGCCAGTATTGTTAAAAAACCTTTAATTAAGATTGCAAAAAAAGAAACCCAGCCTCCCGAAATAGTAATCCATGGCAACACTAGCATCGGGCTTTTATCGTATATGGGGTTAAATAATCCGATGCCGATTATCAAAGGTAAAGCCAAGAGTACCCTTTTGAAAACCGGGACCATAGGAATATCTGCCAGTGTCATGATAATAACAGGGTAAAATATAAGTGGCAACATACCACTTAACTCGTAATTACTAAAGGATACAGTTACTAGCAAATATGCGCCCGTTGTTAACACTTTCATAAGCGGGTGCACATCATGTATAATAGACTTCTTGTCTGCAAATTCATCAAGTATTCTTATGTTATATAATGAGTCCGCCGGATTGGACATCACCTATCATCCCATTTATATAATTATATTTATATAAGTTTTGGCGGGGGTTAAAGCCCCGCCTTGTTGCTTTTACTCTAAACTGCGCTTGCTTTTTCCCTCTTTTTAATTGATCTTATAATAAGACCTGTTATTGCAGCTAAAAGCAAAGTCATTGCGCCGCCAACCAGTCCCGATACACTGGTCCCGGTATTCACCGCCGGCCATGCCTCTTCGGTCTCTGGAGCATCAGTACTTACTTTCTGTTCATGAGCATCAGTACTTACTTTCTTAAAGCTGTAGTCAGGCAAAAACGCGATTTTCTCCTGAATAGAAGCCAGCGTTTGATGAATACCGTCCGGAGCCTCGAGTTCCTCTTTACCTGAAGTATTAAGCATAGACCATTCCAATCCATCGGGATATGTAGATGCAAACCATGAGAAGACACCACCAGTTATAATTGCAACAATGGCAAGGCCGGCAAGGACCTTCTTGATGGGAATACCGCCCAGCTTCTCACCCAATGCCGCCTTCTCAATTATTTCAGGGCGGGCTTTCCAAATGAAGGCGACAACAGCAGCAGTTACGAGGCCTTCTACCAATCCGATAGCAAGGTGAATGGGCTGCATCAACAAAACAAACGTGCTGAAGGGCAACTCTGTTATACCCGAAAACAGGGTTTCTAGAACTACACTGAACGCTCCCAGCTGCAAGCCTACTATTGCAGCCAGTAGTGACCCGGCAAATATGCGTCCAGTTGAGTACCCTTTGCGAATAATCAATTTATAAATCAGGGGATATGCAATAAAGCATGTATAAAAACCAAGATTAAAAATGTTGCTTCCCAATGCTAGCAGGCCACCGTCGGCAAAAAAAAGTGCTTGGATAACTAAAACAGATGCCATGGTTAGAAAACCAGCATAAGGACCCAGCAATATAGCCAGTAGCATGCCTCCTCCTAAATGGCCGCTGGATCCGGTACCCGGAATTGTAAAGTTTATCATTTGGGCCGCAAATACAAATGCACCTACTACCCCCATTAAAGGTATTTTTTGCTCATCTAATTCATTTTGAACCTTTTTAATTGAATAAGCTGCGACTCCTGCCGTCACTGCCCACATGGTTCCACCTACAGCCGGTGAAAGCAGGGCATCTGCCATATGCATACGTTTTTCCTCCTTCAATTATTTAAGTCTCCGGTTGCGCAGGCCTAGTCTACCTCCATAACCACCCCTCTGAGGTCAACCAACTTGTGTTAAAAATAAAATAAACCATGGAAGATGTCCGGTTTATACCGTAACGACCTCCATGGTCGAGATTTAGCAACCTCCTTGGTTGCCTATTTCTTTAATAATTATATAACAAACCAAAATAACATTCAAGATTTCGCGGGCTTTTTACAAGGGCACGACCACGGGGATGTCTGCCAGTCTTTCCACCGCTACCCGAACTCCGTAGACGCCGGCGATATTTTCCGGAGTCATGATTTCCATCCCCCCGCAGGCAAAAACGGTTCTGTTCTTCAGGAGCAAAAATTTATCTGCAAATCGCAAAGCAAGGTTAAGGTCGTGCATTACCACCACCGCTGCAATGTTATGTTCCCTGACTGCACTTTTTACCGTTTGCAAAACCTCGAATTGATTTTTCAGATCCAGGTTGCTGGTGGGCTCGTCCAGTAAAAGCACCCGGGGTTCCTGGGCCAGAGCCCTGGCGATGACCACCTTTTGCAGTTCTCCCCCGCTCAATTCATCCAGGTAACGCAGGGAAAACTCCTCCAGGCCAAGAATACCCAACACATTCCGGACGATTTCCAGGTCTCTTGCGGTTGTGCCCCACTTGATGTGGGGTTTCCTGCCCAAAAGCACGGCGTCGAAGACCGTAAACCGGGCGCTTTCGTATCTTTGCGCCACGTACCCCAGGCGGCGGGCAACTTCCCGGGGACTGAGGGCAAACAGGTCTTTTTTTTCAATGAGAATTGTCCCTGTTTGCGGCTTTAAAATCCTGTTCAGGCACTTGAGCAGGGTGGACTTCCCGGCGCCGTTGTTGCCCAGGATAGCAAAAAATTCCCCCCTGTTGACTTCAAATTTGATATCCCTTAACACGGGCCGGCTGCTGTAACTGAATTCCACCCCGTCTACCGACAAGATCATCTTTTGCCATACCCCCTGGAGAGAAGGTAAAGGAACAGGGGGGCACCCATAAAAGAGGTAATCGCCCCCACCGGTAATACAACCGGGGAAACAACGGTCCTGGCCAGGGTATCGGAAGCAAGCAGCAAAAGCCCTCCCATTACGCTGGCAGCAGGGATCAGGAAACGGTGGTCGCCGCCCAGCACCCTTCTCATCATGTGCGGGGCGACCAGGCCGATAAAGCCGATAATGCCCAGAAAGGAAACAGTTACCGCCGTGACCAGGGAGGCCGCGAACATCCCGGTCAACCTGATCCTCTCTACATCAACACCCAGCCCTTTGGCCGTCTCCTCCCCGCCGTCCAAAGCGTTGTAATTCCACCGGTTGGCCATAAAGTAAAGCAGCGCGACAAAGGTTAGCGCGGCCATAATTTCCAGATCCCGCCAGGAAGCCCGGCCGATGTCGCCGAAGGTCCAAAAAACAATCGAAGCCACCTGCACGTCGCTGGCAAAAAACTGCAGGATAATGGTGGCAGCTGAAAAAAGGGACCCCAGGGCCACCCCCGCCAGGACCATTGCTTCGGGAGTGACCCCCCTGACCTGGGCCAGGAAGAGAACTACCAGGGTCGTCGCCATCGCCCCTACAAAGGCGGAAATGGTGACCAGATAGGGGTTGTTGATGATGACTGCATCGACGCTGGTGCTGTGGATGCTCCCCGCCCCCAGAGCAATGATGGCCACGGCGGCGCCAAAGGCCGCACCCTGCGAAACGCCCAGGGTGAAAGGGGACGCCAGAGGGTTTCTCAAGAGATTTTGCATCACGCAACCCGCCACGGAAAGACCGACCCCGGCAGTAACCGCCGCCAGCACCCGGGGCAGCCGGATATTCCAAATAATGATATTTAAACGTCCCTCCGCTTTGCCCAGCAGCGTCAGCATTACCTGGGCCGGCGAAAGCTCCGCCGACCCGGCGTTGATGGCGTAGACACCTAGCAGGACGGTCAAAAGGAAAAGCAGGCAAATAATAAAAACTTTTCTTTGGGTATACTTGAGGTAACTTTCCGGGATGTTTTCCATAGCTACCTGCCGCATATTTTTCTTTCCCCTCGAGTATTACGGATTAGCAAGATCAAGCTTCTTGAATCCACCGTAATCTTTCGCCATCTGTTCATATAAAGGTTTGCCCAAAAGGAACTGGTAAATCTCGTCGGCCTTTTGGGCCGGGTCGATATCTTTAAATTGTTCGGGGTAAATCACTTTCCCGGCGTAGTAGGCGTCGGCAATGGCAGTGCCTATGTTTGTGGTGTAGTAATTATAAGGAATCTGGCCGTAAACCTGACCTGTTTTGACCGCCTTCAGGGACTGGTAAAACTGCGGGTTTTTCTTGTAGTCTTCCCGCACCAGAGAGAAGCCCCCTTCATCGATAAAAATGATATCAGGGTCCCAGCTCAGGAGCTTTTCCTTGTCGATCATAACACTCCCCGTTTTACCCGTTTCGTCAACCACATTCCGGGCGTTAACAGCCGCAAAGGGCGGATATTTGGCCTGGGTGCTCTCGATGCCGTGTACTCCCTTCATGCCCAGAGCGCCTACATAAACTTTGGGTTTTTTGTCTTCAGGGATGTCCTTCGTCCTCGCATGCAAATCCTGCTGACATTTTTGCAGGTAATCAACTACTTCCCGGGCCCTTTCTTCACTACCGGTAATTTTCCCAATCAGCTTAAGGGACTTATAAACGTCCTCGTCAAAGGTGGCCAGCCTGCCGTAGCTCAACACCACCACCGGGATGTTCGTTTTGGCCTGCAGTTCATCCGCCCGAGACCTGTCTACCAGGTAGGCAACAAAAATTACGTCCGGCTTGACGCTGACCAGCTTTTCCGCGTCCGGGGTGGAATTGGGCCCTCCCTGGCCAATGGTGGGCAAATCCTTTAATTCGGGATGGGCTAAAATGTACGGCCGGCCGGTGGGCTGCTGCTTTTCCAGGTTCTCCACGCCCACCACCTTATCCGCGCCGTTCACATAACAAACCAGCCGCAGGGCACCGGGGCCGATGGCCACCACCTTCTTTACCGGTACGGGAACTTCCACCTGCCGGCCGGCCAGGTCGGTGACAACGGTTTTCTGCGGCGTCGCCGTATCCTGCCCGGGTGCTTTAGCCCCGCACCCACCCAGGATAATGATGGTAATCAGCAGGGCAATGAGCATAGCCACTGCCTTCAATGCCTTTGTCCGCATTTATTTCTCCTCCCTTTTTTGGATTTACTGTATAAAAACTCGTTTCTCCGTAACCTCTTCCGCTGCAAGGCATCCCCTTTTCACCACACCTGTTGTGATGGCTAGTTACCTTCTAACATCCCTCTAATCCCGCCCTTCAGCCTGTCCACCTCCTCCCGCAGGGCGCCTGCGTCCAGAGGAACTCCCAGAAGATTCGCCCGGGCTACGGCCGGGAAATAAGGCAAGCCACAGGTCCATCCCAGCCCACTAATTCCGGGGGTAAGCTATCCAGAGCCATTTTTTCAGTAAAAAGCGCTACCTGCTCGCTTTCTTTACCTTTGAGCATGGCTACCAGCTTTTCCTTTACCGCCGTTTTGCCCCCCAGGTAGTCCATCAGAGTTTTTCCGGGTGGTTCGATCCCAAATATTGCACCCAGCCCGAGATTTGACTCGTCTGCATCTACCACCAGGACCTTTCCTTGTTCTCCCAGCCGCCGCGCCAGTAGGGTCACCAGTGTGCTCTTCCCGCTGCCGCCCCGGCCGCTAACAATCAATTTAGGCATCTTTAACCAAACCCCCTCAAATTTTTATTTTTTGAACCAACCAATACGCGCCCCCGAAATACTATCCACATCAGAAGANNNNNNNNNNGTGTGCTCTTCCCGCTGCCGCCCCGGCCGCTAACAATCAATTTAGGCATCTTTAACCAAACCCCCTCAAATTTTTATTTTTTGAACCAACCAATACGCGCCCCCGAAATACTATCCACATCAGAAGAGTAGGGTTCTTTTAGAAAGTAACCCCACACTGCTGCTCGCCAACTCCCGGACAAAAGTAAGAGCCACGGAACCTCCCCTCCTCCATTTTCAAGGGGATTAGGCCTCCGTGGCCCATATACAGAGAAAAGCACCACTTGGATGCTCCTTCGTAAAGACTCAACACCTTCATGGTGCTTATCATTCTTCCTTGCTTCCTTAATTTTGCTTCCCGGCGGCTCCGGCCGCTTTTCTACTCTTGATTATATTCGCTACCTAACCTTAATTTCCTTCTAACCAAAGTTCGATCTTCCTGAAAGATAGCTGCCGAACAAAAGGCCCGCTCCACCTATGTGTGGCTCATTAATTTGTCTGATGACCCGGACGTTACCGATGTTCTGCGCTTCTTCAGGGAAAGAGAGTCGTCCACTTCCAGCGCTTCGGCGAGACGTTAAACCTGATCCAAGAGTACCTGGAGCGTAAAAAATACTATTAAAGCTAAAGCCTCGGTAAGGGGCTTTTCTCTTTATCTCCCACTTTCAATTGGATTGATTATTATTTTTATTGCGTCTTTAGTCATACTGTTGATCTAAGCAGGATTTTAGCGCCTTCTTGTCGTATAATACTATCATATCTTGCTAATAGTCTTAGGCGATGGAGTTCGCCTTAAATCTGCGGCAAGCAGTGATGACTCCTACCAAAAGGCGGGCTAATTTTATGCCCCGAAGGTAGGATTTTTTTGTTAGTTTTGCAACTCCATGTGGAGGTGATTAAGTTGCTCTACATATATATTGGTATTTTTGGCTTTTTGGGGGCCATAGCCAGGTTTGAACTTGGCCGCTCCATTGCTACCTTATGGCACTCATCCTTTCCTTTAGGGACCCTAATAATAAACATTTTGGGATGTTTCGCTATGGGCTTTATTCTTACCTATAGCTTAGAACGCTTTACCTTAAGTCCCGAATTAAGGTTAGGTATAACAACAGGCTTTATGGGCGCCTTTACGACTTTCTCCACCTTTAGTTGGGAGACGATAACCCTTTTAACTAGCGGTCATATTGCTTATGCCGCCATCTATATTCTGGTATCCACTTTGGGAGGTTTAATTGCTGCAAGGGCGGGAATAATCCTGGCTAGAATACCAATTTTATTGGCATTCAAAGTACAGCAAACCAGGGCAGAAAACAGGTAGGAGATAAGAATGCAGTATTTTTATGTAGGACTAGGCGGGCTTTTGGGTGCTATTACTCGATACGCTTTAGGACAGGCATTATCAGCAAGAAGCAGGGGTAATTTTCCTACAGGCACTCTAATAATTAACCTAACTGGCGCTTTTCTGTTAGGACTACTTTTAGGCACACCGGCATTTACCCACAGATTTGGTACCAGCTTGACTTTAGCGTTGACTACGGGGTTTTTAGGGGCCTATACTACCTTCTCTACCTTTTCCTATGAAGTTGTCCGGCTTCTGGAAGATGGGGAAGTTATAAACGCTTTAACCTATTTACTGGGCAGCATCATCTTAGGTCTTTTGTTCGCCCTGGCAGGGCGTGCTATCAATCTAATCTAATCTAATCCCTTAAATTTAAATTACACTTTACCCACCTCGACCCCATTATTCCCCACTTTCCCACCGCTTTTACTCCGGTTTTGCGTCTATTTTCATAATTAAATATGACTTAACCCTCCCAAACCGGTAACAGCCAAGCCAGGTATGCCAGTGTTGCTGGCAGCACTCAGGTGTCTAAATGCCAGGCCCCTGATCCTGCAAAGGTATCGTGATGCTAATGCAGGTGCCCTTACCTGGCGCGGTGTTAATCTTCATTTCGCCGTTTAAGAGCTGGACCCTCTCACGCATGCCTACGAGGCCGTAGCCATTACCATTTTTACCGCCCTGGACAGAGTTTAGATCAAATCCCTTACCCGTATCCCTGATTGAAACCGTAATCTTATCGGGCTGCATCTCCATCTTGACCACGGCGCTTTTGACCCGGGCATGTTTTTTAATGTTATTTACGGCCTCTTGAATAATGCGAAAAAGTGCTATCTCAATGGTGCTTTCTAAACGGCGCTCTTGTCCGAAGAAAAGAAACTCAATTTCCAACCCGTACTGTTCTTTATAGGAGGCAAAGTAACGCTTCAACGCCGGAGCAAGGCCCAAATCATCGAGAACCATGGGCCGGAGGTCAAAAATAATCATACGGACATCCTGCAAACTTAGCATGACTATATTCTGGAGGGCCAGCAATTCCTCTCGGACCTTTTCCGGGTCCCTGTCTAAAAGTTTCAGACAATATTCGGCCCGCATTATAATATTGGCCATGGTTTGGGCCGGACCGTCGTGAATTTCCCTGGCAACACGTTTGCGTTCTTCTTCCTGGGCCCGGATAATATCAAGGGCCATTTGTTGTGTTTGTTGCATTTCACCAATCTTCAAGCTCAAGTCATGGAGCCCGCCGTTCAAATAAGACAGAACCACTCCCACCTGCGAGATCAGCTTTTCTGCCTTCTGGATGGTCGCTTGTAAACGGCGCAAGCTCATTTCCAGATGATTGCGCCGGTATTGTAGCACTTTTTCTTTTTCCCTAAGTTTAATAAGTTCAATTTGCAAATTATAGGCTTTATCGTAGGCGGCTTTGATATCTTGCTCGGTATAGCGGTTAAAGTCTTTGCTTACTTCGGCCAAACGCAACCGGGCTCTTCTTTCCTCCCGCTCCAGCTTATCTACCTCCGCGATAACAGCATTTAACTCATTTTTGACGCCAGACAATTCACTACTAACCAGGTTCGCCTCAACCCGGGTATTTTCAGCGATTTCATAAATCTGTACCTGACTACGCTCAATGGCTTCAATAGTTTCTTTGACGATGCGATCGAGGGCATTGATGTCCAGCAACGGGTTCACCCCGCACCAAAGGATTCAGGTTTTATACTGCCATGCTAAAGCTTTGAGCCAACACCTTGCTGCTTACATTAGTATTGATTATATAATCTATGTTACCATAAGATGCAAGCTTGTGAACAAGATCCATTAAAAATCAAGACTTCCAAAATAAATATATTCGGCTTCAAGGAAAATTCAAGCAAACAAGTATTGATTGCCCGGCTACGGAATCACAGGGATACCTCATATCTTAAGACCTAATAATTTTAAAATTGACTCCGGCCTTTAAATGATCTAAAATGGCGATTGAAGAATTGAATTGCAGTTCATTGCTTGAAAATTGGGGGAAGGGTTTTTGGTTTACCGGCGGACGAAAAAGGTAGATCAAAAGATAGAGGCTCGCCTGCAGGCCATTATGCAGGCGGCAAGGGAAGAATTTGCCCGCAACGGGTTTTATGGTACTTCGGTTAAAGATATCGCTCGCCGGGCGGGGGTGGGCATCGGCACGATTTACTTGTACCTGCGCAATAAGGAAGCCCTTTTTACCGCCCTGGTCAACGAAGCTTATGAGATGGTCCTGGAACGTATTGCCCGGGCCCGCAAAAAAGCCACCGGTGGACGCCAAAAACTACAGGTCTCTATGGAGGCAGCCCTGGCGGTCTTACAGGAGAACCATGACCTGGCCCGGGTAATGCTGGTCCAATCGCCGGCGGGCCACCCGGCGGTGGCAGAACAACTCTACGACTTGTTACGCCGTCTAACCAAGCTTGTAGAGGAAGACGTGCTGGAGGGTATCCAGAGGAAGGAGCTACCACCCCAGGATGCCCATGTTGCAGCTTTAGCTTTTGTAGGTACCTTTTACCAGGTGGTCATTAGCTGGCTGAAAGATGGTATTCCGGCTGATTTAACGGCGGCGGGGAAAGAGCTGGTAGCCTATAACTTGCGCGGTCTGGGTTATCGCCTGGAAGGAGACTTGGAGAATGATTGAAGAAAGGGTGCAGGCGGATATTGGCTTTATCGGTGGCTCGGGCACCTTTAGCCTGGATTTTCCCGAAGCATTAAAGGATCCTGGAACAGAGGTACTGGCCCGGGATATGGTTTTTACCACCCCCTGGGGTCCCAGTGCACCTCTAACTCTTTTTACAACCGGCGACCCGCCACGGCGCGTGCTGGCGGCCAAAATGCATGGGAGGATTCCCGGCGTCTCCTGGGGCGAGAGTTCGCAGCGCCTGTTCCATGCCTTTATGCAGGCTAAAGTCCGGAAGATCATTGCTGAGGGCGGGGTGGGAAGCGTAAATCACCTCCTGGATCCCCGGGATATTGTAGTGGTTACAGATTATATTG
This Moorella sp. E308F DNA region includes the following protein-coding sequences:
- a CDS encoding HEPN domain-containing protein — encoded protein: MRRNCFFQKAIYVLPNRLYYACFYAVSAILLAKGYSSAKIQVSVRFFHQKIVKAGLVNPSAGTLYNRLFDARQKADYADLVKYEADIVAPWFDEVKSLVDQIETLVVKEIRSPG
- a CDS encoding nucleotidyltransferase domain-containing protein, translating into MAGVIINVAVEDKSSSTSYRVIRHYPGDEEQRLLERCRDLIREVVPGATVILYGSRARGDAEPDSDYDVLILTKGPANWHLEDAIREKLYPLELETGAALPIAVFSEQEWNSPLYQAMPFTQNVRREGIVL
- a CDS encoding energy-coupling factor ABC transporter ATP-binding protein, with the translated sequence MSHHIIQADNLKYKYPDGRQALNGVAFKITHGESVGIVGANGAGKSTLLMHLVGVLFPDEGEIMIGDVPVTKKTLPLIRQRVGMVFQDPDDQLFMTTVYDDVAFGPRNYKLPEEEVEKRVISSLDTVGILHLKDRPPYKLSGGEKRAAAIATVLAMNPDILVMDEPTSSLDPKSRRRLIRLLQSFTHTKIIATHDLDMVFELCERTIVLKDGRVITDGPTEKILCDAELMEECGLELPLGLQGCPVCGTKKPI
- the cbiQ gene encoding cobalt ECF transporter T component CbiQ — protein: MSNPADSLYNIRILDEFADKKSIIHDVHPLMKVLTTGAYLLVTVSFSNYELSGMLPLIFYPVIIMTLADIPMVPVFKRVLLALPLIIGIGLFNPIYDKSPMLVLPWITISGGWVSFFAILIKGFLTILAALILIATTGMTRIASALRTIRIPGVFIIQLLLTYRYIAVLVEEAGRMVRAYSLRSAGEKGIKFRDWGSLTGHLLIRSIERAQRVYRSMCCRGFTGEYHIGREKGIGIGDILYFAGWSLSFVIIRYFNIPEMIGWVMMGVRR
- a CDS encoding energy-coupling factor ABC transporter permease — translated: MHMADALLSPAVGGTMWAVTAGVAAYSIKKVQNELDEQKIPLMGVVGAFVFAAQMINFTIPGTGSSGHLGGGMLLAILLGPYAGFLTMASVLVIQALFFADGGLLALGSNIFNLGFYTCFIAYPLIYKLIIRKGYSTGRIFAGSLLAAIVGLQLGAFSVVLETLFSGITELPFSTFVLLMQPIHLAIGLVEGLVTAAVVAFIWKARPEIIEKAALGEKLGGIPIKKVLAGLAIVAIITGGVFSWFASTYPDGLEWSMLNTSGKEELEAPDGIHQTLASIQEKIAFLPDYSFKKVSTDAHEQKVSTDAPETEEAWPAVNTGTSVSGLVGGAMTLLLAAITGLIIRSIKKREKASAV
- a CDS encoding ABC transporter ATP-binding protein; the encoded protein is MILSVDGVEFSYSSRPVLRDIKFEVNRGEFFAILGNNGAGKSTLLKCLNRILKPQTGTILIEKKDLFALSPREVARRLGYVAQRYESARFTVFDAVLLGRKPHIKWGTTARDLEIVRNVLGILGLEEFSLRYLDELSGGELQKVVIARALAQEPRVLLLDEPTSNLDLKNQFEVLQTVKSAVREHNIAAVVVMHDLNLALRFADKFLLLKNRTVFACGGMEIMTPENIAGVYGVRVAVERLADIPVVVPL
- a CDS encoding FecCD family ABC transporter permease — translated: MRQVAMENIPESYLKYTQRKVFIICLLFLLTVLLGVYAINAGSAELSPAQVMLTLLGKAEGRLNIIIWNIRLPRVLAAVTAGVGLSVAGCVMQNLLRNPLASPFTLGVSQGAAFGAAVAIIALGAGSIHSTSVDAVIINNPYLVTISAFVGAMATTLVVLFLAQVRGVTPEAMVLAGVALGSLFSAATIILQFFASDVQVASIVFWTFGDIGRASWRDLEIMAALTFVALLYFMANRWNYNALDGGEETAKGLGVDVERIRLTGMFAASLVTAVTVSFLGIIGFIGLVAPHMMRRVLGGDHRFLIPAASVMGGLLLLASDTLARTVVSPVVLPVGAITSFMGAPLFLYLLSRGYGKR